The following proteins are co-located in the Cydia pomonella isolate Wapato2018A chromosome 19, ilCydPomo1, whole genome shotgun sequence genome:
- the LOC133528076 gene encoding dynein axonemal assembly factor 10 yields the protein MESLDTPQIITHIEHNINHSIFDCKWIPCSAKFVVIGCIPKGHGTIEIFEITAGEVKKIKEIERPNSFKCGTFGATSDVERRLATGDFKGTLEIWDMEKSCQVYITKEHTDIINSIDGMGGNTVGCGAPEIVTGSRDGTVKVWDQRQRGKPVANMQPVKGEGKRDCWSVCFGNSFNDSERIVVAGYDNGDLKMFDLRTMSLRWECNLKNGVCHAEFDRKDIPMNKLVATTLEGKFHVFDVRTQNPTKGFAQVLENAVKSGTIWVARHLPQNRDLFVTCCGNGQATLWKYEYPEQRFRMDQQGVSVGVPGTLKRLQRMVVSTQPINSLDWNRDHLGLAVATAYDQYVRVIVTTKLNIQ from the exons ATGGAAAGCTTAGATACTCCTCAAATTATAACACACATTGAACACAATATCAATCACTCCATATTTGATTGCAAATGGATTCCGTGTTCTGCAAAGTTTGTTGTTATTGGTTGCATACCCAAAGGGCATGGAACGATTGAAATCTTCGAAATAACTGCAGgtgaagtgaaaaaaataaaggAGATTGAAAGGCCGAATTCTTTTAAATGTGGAACGTTCGGTGCGACCAGCGATGTAGAGAGAAGATTGGCTACAGGCGATTTTAAGGGTACTTTGGAAATATG ggATATGGAGAAGAGCTGTCAAGTGTACATAACAAAGGAGCACACAGATATCATAAACTCGATAGATGGCATGGGCGGCAACACAGTTGGCTGTGGGGCGCCAGAAATTGTCACCGGCAGCAGAGATG GCACAGTAAAAGTTTGGGATCAAAGACAGCGGGGCAAGCCCGTGGCAAACATGCAGCCGGTGAAAGGTGAGGGCAAACGGGACTGCTGGTCTGTTTGCTTTGGGAACTCATTCAACGACTCGGAGCGCATTGTTGTCGCCGGTTATGATAATGGAGACCTGAAGATGTTTGATCTGAGGACCATGTCACTCAGATGGGAATGTAACTTGAAGAATGGG GTATGCCACGCAGAGTTTGATCGTAAGGACATCCCCATGAACAAGCTGGTAGCCACCACGTTGGAGGGGAAGTTCCACGTGTTTGACGTGCGCACTCAAAATCCTACTAAGGGATTTGCGCAG GTATTAGAAAATGCAGTGAAAAGCGGTACAATTTGGGTGGCGCGACATCTGCCACAAAATCGGGACCTGTTTGTGACGTGTTGTGGAAACGGCCAAGCGACTCTCTGGAAATA CGAATACCCAGAGCAGAGGTTCCGCATGGACCAGCAAGGCGTGTCCGTCGGGGTCCCCGGGACCCTGAAGCGACTGCAACGCATGGTAGTAAGCACTCAGCCGATCAACTCACTGGACTGGAATCGCGACCATCTTGGCCTGGCCGTGGCTACAGCCTACGACCAATACGTGCGCGTTATTGTGACGACTAAGCTCAATATAcaataa